The Pyrus communis chromosome 2, drPyrComm1.1, whole genome shotgun sequence genome includes a window with the following:
- the LOC137725850 gene encoding uncharacterized protein, with protein MGSACCVAARDKTITNRASSEIVHRNIRYSPTWSFRWDNRVGVAAEETSVSWFSDGVSRNDGSEVKFESACVSEEGSPLEHFRRHTERKSSISEGTAGHVRTPTSDRSISRNISMDLTLEQTKEPAESPTVSYPSPTKLSVSQPSTSSLPASPLSSQSHLPPAGSTPVRWHHCSPGHQLLRQVSDARVPGIKSPNSFSISEEKAKLPSWGNESARGSRGGSSDSWSMNAFSELMATSNRERRSFDSESFGFNREKLTRSSSRVSASPSVDLQTCGVCSKLLAEKCSWSSQKIISTNELSVVSVLVCGHVYHAECLENLTPEINKYDPACPVCTFGEKQIHKLSEKALKAEMDLKSRNKKSRNRVLDLDGDSAVFDRLKSTENQGKVPKFGSSSSMRSTLGKPFLRRHFSFGSKSASLSDNQSTRKKGFFWAKSSKM; from the exons ATGGGTTCTGCTTGTTGTGTTGCTGCTAGAGACAAGACTATAACAAACAGAGCTAGTAGCGAAATTGTACATCGTAATATTAGGTACTCACCAACATGGAGCTTTCGGTGGGATAACCGAGTGGGGGTAGCAGCTGAAGAGACCTCTGTAAGTTGGTTTTCTGATGGTGTTAGTAGAAATGATGGATCGGAAGTTAAATTTGAGTCGGCATGTGTATCTGAGGAGGGAAGTCCATTGGAACATTTTCGAAGACATACAGAGCGAAAATCCTCAATTTCTGAGGGAACTGCCGGGCATGTCAGGACTCCTACTTCAG ATCGATCCATTTCAAGAAATATTTCCATGGATTTAACTCTTGAACAG ACAAAAGAACCAGCAGAGTCCCCTACTGTTTCATATCCATCCCCGACAAAATTATCAGTTTCGCAGCCTTCTACTTCATCCTTGCCCGCATCCCCTTTGTCATCCCAGAGTCACCTGCCTCCTGCTGGCTCAACGCCAGTGAGGTGGCATCACTGTTCTCCAGGACATCAGCTTTTAAGGCAAGTATCTGATGCCCGAGTCCCAGGAATCAAGTCACCAAACAGCTTCTCAATTTCTGAGGAAAAGGCAAAGCTTCCCTCATGGGGCAATGAATCTGCTAGGGGCTCCCGTGGTGGGTCTTCTGATAGTTGGTCTATGAATGCATTTTCCGAGCTCATGGCCACATCTAATAGAGAAAGGAGGTCTTTTGATAGTGAGTCCTTTGGCTTTAATCGTGAGAAGTTAACTAGATCCAGTAGCAGAGTTTCAGCTTCACCCTCTGTTGATTTGCAGACGTGTGGAGTTTGCTCAAAGCTTTTGGCTGAGAAATGTTCATGGAGCAGCCAAAAGATTATTTCAACCAATGAGCTTTCTGTGGTTTCAGTGCTAGTTTGTGGACATGTTTACCATGCTGAGTGTTTGGAGAATCTGACACCTGAAATTAACAAGTATGACCCAGCTTGTCCAGTGTGTACTTTTGGGGAGAAACAGATCCACAAGTTGTCTGAAAAAGCATTGAAAGCTGAAATGGATTTGAAGTCTAGAAACAAGAAATCGAGGAACCGGGTGTTAGATCTTGATGGCGATTCTGCTGTGTTTGATCGCTTGAAAAGCACTGAAAATCAAGGAAAGGTTCCCAAGTTTGGATCCAGTTCCAGCATGAGAAGCACCTTGGGAAAGCCATTTTTGAGACGGCACTTCTCATTTGGCTCCAAGAGTGCTTCACTATCAGATAATCAATCTACTAGAAAGAAAGGGTTCTTCTGGGCAAAATCCAGCAAGATGTGA